A section of the Melopsittacus undulatus isolate bMelUnd1 chromosome 3, bMelUnd1.mat.Z, whole genome shotgun sequence genome encodes:
- the WDR27 gene encoding WD repeat-containing protein 27, with protein sequence MESDWDGCASGGSCDPDVVCEKQLFRSELSESLVQLACSHHHCAFPLNQNELCVWNTATAQPLLLSGHHYSISALSFGSKINPLHVCSASRERVIVWNLDKCTQKVQEGLRPRGVVIGTLLGAVLHVRFSPDDQQVAVCAGNQIYMLCAKKEAVLAELDGHLAPVTAAEFCTWEKSMLISVSEDRTFKVWDYATGQLIHQSGVLTAFPLLSLLVDEENKLIITGCSEGQLWIFSLISDHNYRCVTHINLKKKQEKFYTEVLKSGKEIGEGQNTSKLCRTKPMRPEGSVETSLPILLIEHCDFLVCFHNEENMCSALNTSYFWIGSSTGLLILNLANFELEAYLSYKDFSDLSIWFVRSCALTRKSVNGKVLCLVTSMFKDMIAVLEVNLTALVRTQQRDFLLCGNEKNLSVIARCSLLKSSPLCKGLKKNMKEPSSKKLGVKNTVKDQPLVFHNKIKSSGYTAAPRMTMFSPVNNLKKNRLSKWKTSCKCKNKEYPLERCPPIKYEKEISVTCKPTPICCIQYSGDGEMLACGLADESVLIFSSNLTDTYNVFSGHDGAINSVGWSHDKKWLVSASEDRTLRIWSVCSHEPALILGKEKFHKTVRFAQFYFIDAFILLCCGAEFHVLSFHPDTTKDDLKRYKQRSVCKLVQTFPMASTMEITSLSAVNEFYSYIVLTTGSNRALEVFDLNAGCSAAVIPEIHTRSAHQICQNKGSSFSTQQPEAYNLFMTTAAGDGIKLWDLRTLRCERRFEGHSSRCYPCGIAVSPCGRFIASGSDDKYAYIYEMRSSTFSHKLGGHTESVINVTFSPSSPQLTTATLDGKLRLFLS encoded by the exons ATGGAAAGCGACTGGGACGGATGTGCTTCTGGAGGAAGCTGCGATCCTGACGTTGTCTGCGAAAAACAGTTGTTTAGGTCCGAACTGTCAGAGTCCCTCGTTCAGCTGGCGTGCAGTCACCATCACTGCGCTTTCCCCTTGAATCAAAATGAGTTATGCGTCTGGAATACAGCGACTGCTCAG CCATTACTTTTGTCAGGACATCATTACTCAATTTCTGCATTGTCATTTGGAAGTAAAATCAACCCACTTCATGTCTGCTCTGCATCTCGTGAACGTGTGATAGTGTGGAATCTTGATAAATGCACACAGAAGGTGCAAGAAG GGTTAAGACCTCGAGGAGTTGTTATTGGAACTCTTCTGGGAGCGGTACTTCATGTAAGATTTAGTCCGGATGATCAACAAGTGGCAGTATGTGCTGGAAATCAGATCTACATGTTATGTGCAAAG AAGGAAGCTGTACTAGCTGAATTGGATGGCCACCTGGCTCCAGTGACTGCTGCTGAGTTTTGTACATGGGAGAAAAGTATGCTTATATCAGTGTCAGAAGACAGAACCTTTAAG gtgTGGGACTATGCTACCGGCCAGTTAATACATCAGTCAGGAGTATTAACAg CATTTCCTTTGCTAAGTCTGCTGGTTGATGAGGAAAATAAACTGATTATCACTGGATGTTCTGAGGGACAG ctTTGGATCTTCAGTTTAATCAGTGATCATAATTACCGTTGTGTGACACATAtaaacttaaagaaaaagcaagagaaattcTATACTGAAGTGTTgaaatctggaaaagaaatag GTGAAGGGCAAAATACTTCCAAGCTTTGCAGAACAAAACCCATGAGACCAGAAGGATCAGTGGAAACATCGTTACCTATCCTTTTAATTGAACACTGTGACTTTTTAGTGTGTTTCcataatgaagaaaacat GTGTTCAGCCCTGAATACTAGCTACTTTTGGATAGGAAGCTCTACTGGCTTGTTAATACTTAATTTGGCAAACTTTGAATTAGAAGCTTATTTATCTTACAAAG ATTTCAGTGACCTCAGCATTTGGTTTGTCAGATCATGTGCATTAACAAGGAAGTCAGTTAATGGAAAG GTTTTATGCTTGGTCACATCAATGTTCAAAGATATGATTGCTGTGTTGGAAGTTAACCTTACTGCATTGGTGAGAACTCAGCAGAGGGATTTTCTCCTGTGTGGAAATGAGAAGAATCTATCAGTAATTgccag GTGTTCTTTACTGAAAAGTTCTCCATTGTGTAAaggtttaaagaaaaacatgaaagaacCTTCTAGTAAAAAACTTG gagtgaaaaacacagtgaaagaTCAGCCGTTAGTTTTCCATAATAAAATTAAGTCATCAGGTTATACAGCAGCACCACG AATGACCATGTTTTCCCCTGTTAataatctgaagaaaaataggCTATCAAAGTGGAAGACCAGTTGTAAATG taaaaataaagaatatccATTGGAAAGATGTCCTCCAATCAAATATGAGAAAGAGATATCTGTAACCTGTAAACCAACCCCAATTTGTTGCATTCAGTATTCTG GGGATGGAGAGATGCTGGCTTGTGGCCTTGCTGATGAAAGTGTGCTGATCTTCAGTTCCAATCTCACTGATACATATAATGTTTTTTCAG gtcATGATGGTGCCATTAACTCTGTTGGCTGGAGTCATGACAAGAAGTGGTTAGTTTCTGCATCAGAAGACAGAACTTTAAGAATCTGGTCAGTCTGCAGTCATGAACCTGCCTTAATTCTG GGTAAAGAAAAGTTCCATAAGACTGTACGCTTtgcacagttttattttatagaTGCATTTATATTGCTGTGTTGTGGAGCTGAATTTCATGTATTAAGTTTCCATCCAGATACAACCAAGGATGACCTCAAAAG ATACAAACAGAGAAGCGTTTGCAAATTGGTACAGACATTTCCTATGGCTTCAACAATGGAGATTACCAGCCTTTCAGCAGTAAATGAATTCTACTCTT ATATTGTACTTACAACTGGTAGCAACCGAGCACTGGAAGTTTTTGACCTCAAtgcaggctgcagtgcagcagtgaTACCAGAAATTCATACTAGATCCGCCCATCAGATCTGCCAAAATAAG GGGTCATCCTTCAGTACTCAACAACCCGAAGCTTATAATCTATTCATGACCACAGCTGCAGGTGATGGCATCAAACTATGGGATTTAAGAACTCTGAG
- the C3H6orf120 gene encoding UPF0669 protein C6orf120 homolog has product MAACWKRILIIFVAAQVLVMVNAFEEEDVPEEWVLLHVVQGQIGAGNYSYLRLNHEGKIVLQMRSLKGDADLYVSDMTLHPSFDEYELQSVTCGQDVVHIPAHFRRPVGIGIYGHPSHLESEFEMKVYYDRTVVQYPFGEASYNPEEMEANQKYSQSTEDESQDEESVFWTILIGILKLILEILF; this is encoded by the coding sequence ATGGCGGCATGCTGGAAAAGAATCCTCATCATTTTTGTAGCAGCTCAAGTACTCGTTATGGTAAATGCCTTCGAGGAAGAGGATGTACCTGAAGAATGGGTCCTTCTCCATGTTGTTCAAGGTCAGATTGGAGCAGGCAACTACAGCTATTTGAGACTAAATCACGAGGGAAAGATTGTACTTCAGATGCGGAGTTTAAAAGGTGATGCAGACTTGTACGTATCTGACATGACACTTCACCCCAGCTTTGACGAGTATGAGTTACAGTCTGTAACCTGTGGCCAGGATGTCGTCCACATACCGGCGCACTTCCGCCGCCCAGTGGGAATAGGGATTTATGGCCACCCCTCTCACTTGGAGAGCGAGTTTGAAATGAAAGTGTACTATGATCGGACAGTTGTACAGTACCCATTTGGTGAAGCTTCTTACAACCCTGAAGAGATGGAGGCCAACCAGAAATACTCGCAGTCTACAGAAGATGAGTCTCAGGATGAGGAGTCTGTTTTCTGGACTATACTGATTGGAATCTTGAAATTAATACTTGAAATCCTTTTTTAA